A genomic window from Pseudogulbenkiania sp. MAI-1 includes:
- the thiC gene encoding phosphomethylpyrimidine synthase ThiC: MNAPTNLNTEMVVDEAAIQPLPNSRKIYVQGSRPDIRVPMREISQADTPTQFGGEKNPPIYVYDCSGIYTDPDAKIDIRSGLPAIRAAWIEERGDTEQLAGLSSEYGRAREADPKLADLRFNLTRQPRKAKPGCNVTQMHYARKGIITPEMEYIAIRENLNRQAYIESLKSAGGKNARLVELMTRQHPGQSFGAGLVDEITPEFVRQEVAAGRAIIPNNINHPESEPMIIGRNFLVKINGNIGNSAVTSSISEEVDKMTWGIRWGADTIMDLSTGKNIHETREWILRNSPVPIGTVPIYQALEKVNGKAEDLTWEIFKDTLIEQAEQGVDYFTIHAGVLLRYVPMTANRMTGIVSRGGSIMAKWCLAHHKENFLYTHFEEICDIMKAYDVAFSLGDGLRPGSVWDANDAAQLGELKTLGELTQIAWQHDVQVMIEGPGHVPMQLIKENMDKELEWCHEAPFYTLGPLTTDIAPGYDHITSAIGAAQIGWYGTAMLCYVTPKEHLGLPNKDDVKEGIITYKLAAHAADLAKGHPGAQIRDNALSKARFEFRWEDQFNLGLDPDRARSFHDETLPKDSAKVAHFCSMCGPHFCSMKITQDVREFAEQQGISEQDALEKGMEVKAIEFVKGGAKLYDKI; this comes from the coding sequence AATTCCCGCAAGATCTACGTACAAGGTTCGCGTCCCGACATCCGCGTGCCGATGCGCGAGATCAGCCAGGCCGACACCCCGACCCAGTTCGGCGGCGAGAAAAATCCGCCGATCTACGTCTACGACTGCAGCGGCATCTACACCGACCCGGATGCCAAGATCGACATCCGCTCCGGCCTGCCGGCCATCCGCGCCGCCTGGATCGAGGAGCGCGGCGACACCGAGCAGCTCGCCGGCCTGTCGTCCGAGTACGGCCGTGCCCGCGAGGCCGACCCGAAACTGGCCGACCTGCGCTTCAACCTGACGCGCCAGCCGCGTAAGGCGAAGCCGGGCTGTAACGTGACGCAGATGCACTACGCCCGGAAGGGCATCATCACGCCGGAGATGGAATACATCGCCATCCGCGAGAACCTGAACCGCCAGGCCTACATTGAGAGCCTGAAGAGCGCCGGCGGCAAGAACGCGCGCCTCGTCGAACTGATGACGCGCCAGCATCCGGGCCAGAGCTTCGGCGCCGGGCTGGTCGACGAGATCACCCCGGAGTTCGTGCGCCAGGAAGTGGCCGCCGGCCGCGCCATCATCCCGAACAACATCAACCACCCGGAATCCGAGCCGATGATCATCGGCCGCAATTTCCTGGTGAAGATCAACGGCAACATCGGCAACTCGGCCGTGACGTCGTCGATCAGCGAAGAAGTGGACAAGATGACCTGGGGCATCCGCTGGGGCGCGGACACCATCATGGACCTGTCCACCGGCAAGAACATCCACGAGACGCGCGAGTGGATCCTGCGCAACAGCCCGGTGCCGATCGGTACCGTCCCGATCTACCAGGCGCTGGAGAAGGTGAACGGCAAGGCCGAGGACCTGACCTGGGAGATCTTCAAGGACACGCTGATCGAGCAGGCCGAGCAGGGGGTGGACTACTTCACCATCCACGCCGGCGTGCTGCTGCGCTACGTGCCGATGACCGCCAACCGCATGACCGGCATCGTGTCGCGTGGTGGTTCGATCATGGCCAAGTGGTGCCTGGCGCATCACAAGGAAAACTTCCTCTACACCCACTTCGAGGAGATCTGCGACATCATGAAGGCCTACGACGTGGCCTTCAGCCTCGGCGACGGCCTGCGTCCGGGCAGCGTGTGGGACGCCAACGACGCGGCGCAGCTGGGTGAACTGAAGACGCTGGGCGAGCTGACCCAGATCGCCTGGCAGCACGACGTGCAGGTGATGATCGAAGGCCCGGGCCACGTGCCGATGCAGCTGATCAAGGAGAACATGGACAAGGAGCTGGAGTGGTGCCACGAGGCGCCGTTCTACACCCTGGGGCCCTTGACCACCGATATCGCGCCGGGCTACGACCACATCACCTCGGCCATCGGTGCGGCGCAGATCGGCTGGTATGGCACCGCGATGCTGTGCTACGTGACGCCGAAGGAGCACCTCGGCCTGCCGAACAAGGACGACGTGAAGGAAGGCATCATCACCTACAAGCTGGCCGCCCACGCCGCCGACCTCGCCAAGGGCCATCCGGGCGCGCAGATCCGCGACAACGCCCTGTCCAAGGCGCGCTTCGAGTTCCGCTGGGAAGACCAGTTCAACCTCGGCCTCGACCCGGACCGCGCGCGCTCGTTCCACGACGAGACGCTGCCGAAGGACAGCGCCAAGGTGGCGCACTTCTGCTCGATGTGCGGCCCGCACTTCTGCTCGATGAAGATCACCCAGGACGTGCGCGAGTTCGCCGAGCAGCAGGGTATCTCCGAGCAGGACGCGCTGGAGAAGGGCATGGAGGTGAAGGCGATCGAGTTCGTCAAGGGCGGCGCCAAGCTGTACGACAAGATCTGA
- the thiS gene encoding sulfur carrier protein ThiS, giving the protein MPTVLVNGEPTELATPLTVRQLLDHLELQGRRVAIERNGDILPRSRYDDTRLAEGDRFEIIIAVGGG; this is encoded by the coding sequence ATGCCTACCGTCCTGGTCAACGGCGAGCCGACCGAGCTCGCCACCCCGCTCACGGTGCGCCAGCTGCTCGATCATCTCGAGCTGCAGGGGCGGCGCGTCGCCATTGAGCGCAACGGCGACATCCTGCCGCGCAGCCGCTACGACGACACCCGCCTTGCCGAGGGCGACCGTTTCGAAATCATCATCGCGGTGGGGGGCGGCTGA
- a CDS encoding thiazole synthase yields MNDPLIIAGKTYSSRLLVGTGKYKDFAETREAVDAAGAEIVTVAIRRTNIGQHPGEQSLLDVLPPSQYTLLPNTAGCYTAEDAVRTLRLARELLDGHTLVKLEVLGDPSNLYPNMPETLKAAETLVKEGFDVMVYCSDDPIQAKRLEEIGCVAVMPLASIIGSGMGILNPWNLRLIIDNARVPVLVDAGVGTASDAAIAMELGCDAVLMNSAIAHARLPVHMASAMKHAVLAGREAYLAGRMPRKLYSAEPSSPTSGMIAPARGG; encoded by the coding sequence ATGAACGACCCGCTCATCATCGCCGGCAAGACCTATTCCTCGCGCCTTCTGGTCGGCACCGGCAAGTACAAGGACTTCGCCGAAACCCGCGAAGCGGTGGACGCCGCCGGCGCCGAGATCGTCACCGTGGCGATTCGCCGCACCAACATCGGCCAGCATCCGGGCGAGCAGAGCCTGCTCGACGTGCTGCCGCCATCGCAGTACACCCTGCTGCCCAACACCGCCGGCTGCTACACCGCCGAGGACGCGGTGCGCACGCTGCGTCTGGCGCGCGAGCTGCTCGACGGCCACACGCTGGTCAAGCTCGAGGTGCTGGGCGACCCGAGCAACCTCTACCCCAACATGCCGGAAACGCTCAAGGCGGCGGAAACACTGGTGAAGGAAGGCTTCGACGTCATGGTCTATTGCTCGGACGACCCGATCCAGGCCAAGCGCCTGGAGGAGATCGGCTGCGTGGCGGTGATGCCGCTGGCCTCGATCATCGGTTCCGGCATGGGCATCCTCAACCCGTGGAACCTGCGCCTGATTATCGACAACGCCCGGGTGCCGGTGCTGGTCGACGCCGGGGTCGGCACCGCCTCGGACGCCGCCATCGCCATGGAGCTGGGCTGCGACGCGGTGCTGATGAACTCGGCGATTGCCCACGCCCGCCTGCCAGTGCACATGGCGAGCGCGATGAAACACGCCGTGCTGGCCGGGCGCGAGGCGTATCTGGCCGGGCGCATGCCGCGCAAGCTCTACAGCGCCGAACCCAGCTCGCCCACCAGCGGCATGATCGCCCCGGCGCGCGGCGGATGA
- the thiE gene encoding thiamine phosphate synthase: MRGLATVNNATPRPARTIWLDGLYAVTPDTSDSAWLLSRVEAVLAGGASLVQYRNKSRDTALRREQATAIQVLCRQHGAWFIVNDDVGLAEEVGADGVHLGQSDTSICAARQRLGPHAIIGATCHDQPALAVQAVGNGASYVAFGALFPSRSKPEAVSAPLALFAALPPLDVPCVAIGGITPANAALAWQTGVDILAVIGGLFDAPAPDEAARAILAAR; the protein is encoded by the coding sequence ATGAGAGGGCTCGCCACGGTGAATAACGCCACGCCACGGCCCGCACGCACGATCTGGCTCGACGGGCTCTATGCCGTCACCCCCGACACCAGCGACAGCGCCTGGCTGCTGTCGCGCGTCGAAGCGGTGCTGGCGGGCGGTGCCAGCCTGGTGCAGTACCGCAACAAATCCCGCGATACGGCATTGCGCCGGGAGCAGGCCACAGCCATCCAGGTGCTGTGCCGCCAACACGGCGCCTGGTTCATCGTCAACGACGACGTAGGGTTGGCCGAAGAGGTCGGCGCCGACGGCGTCCACCTCGGGCAGAGCGACACCAGCATCTGCGCGGCACGCCAGCGCCTCGGGCCGCACGCCATTATCGGCGCCACCTGCCACGACCAGCCGGCGCTGGCGGTGCAGGCGGTCGGCAACGGCGCCAGCTACGTCGCCTTCGGCGCGCTGTTTCCCTCTCGCAGCAAGCCGGAGGCGGTCTCCGCCCCGCTCGCGCTGTTTGCCGCGCTGCCGCCGCTGGACGTACCGTGTGTGGCGATCGGCGGCATCACCCCGGCCAACGCCGCGCTCGCCTGGCAAACCGGGGTCGACATACTGGCCGTCATCGGCGGACTGTTCGATGCCCCGGCACCGGACGAAGCGGCCCGCGCCATCCTCGCCGCACGCTGA